Sequence from the Miscanthus floridulus cultivar M001 chromosome 16, ASM1932011v1, whole genome shotgun sequence genome:
CAGGGTCGAGGACCCGTAGTCATATTTAGATTACAAATGTCATCTTCAGGATGCTCATCCTCAGCTACAGAATGTTCCATATCTGCAAATCCTGATTCCACATCATCTACTTCACCTTCAGACATACTTGGTACTGACTCGAACATTTCAGCCCTGCAAAAGGCAGCTTGAAGTAGTTCTTGCATGCCATCTTGTACTGCAGCAGCCCTTGGGACACCCGAAGTAGGCAAATTTGTAGTGTTATTTGGAACGTCAACAAATGCTAATGGTGGACTGTCATACATTTCTCCATGATGAACCCAGGTCGTGTAACCTTGAATAATACCATCACATCTCAAATGTGTCCTGACTTCATCATGACTCTGGTTTAATCTGTTTTTGCATTTTTTGCTAGGACAAAGTATCTCGCTATCACGTGGAATGTCGCGGTAAGCAAAATTAAAAAATTGCTCAACACCATCTTGATATGCAGTATCCTGTCTTGGCTTACTCATCCAACTTCGATCCATCACCCTTTGACAAGAATAAAAATGAAATGGAATCAATCAGTGTTTTTCTTTTGCAATACATATAGATATCTGAGGACGAATAATAGTACTAGATTTGCACCAACAAAATCAGATCAACAATCTTTTAGGTACATAATAAACCATAAACCTATTCTATGCAGGCATGGTACTGGATAGAATCTTAATTTGAGCTGTAAGCTTGGCTTGAAATTTACATTTGTCTGTAAATCAAGAATATGACAATACAATAATTAGGTGACACCACAATTGGATCTGCTCCATTTTCATTTC
This genomic interval carries:
- the LOC136512311 gene encoding uncharacterized protein, whose translation is MDRSWMSKPRQDTAYQDGVEQFFNFAYRDIPRDSEILCPSKKCKNRLNQSHDEVRTHLRCDGIIQGYTTWVHHGEMYDSPPLAFVDVPNNTTNLPTSGVPRAAAVQDGMQELLQAAFCRAEMFESVPSMSEGEVDDVESGFADMEHSVAEDEHPEDDNNAKGSEQNLYERYLKDAHTSLYPGCKFSKLSFLVNLYHLKCLNGWTQESFTTLLGVLADSYPPEADLPKTYYLKRRESSVL